A stretch of the Natribaculum luteum genome encodes the following:
- a CDS encoding cupin domain-containing protein produces MALDRYATERADLEPDAGEVETAELVVSDDVLVKLFALGPGAELEPHDHPESTNVFQVLEGTVTVVQDDEREDVDAPGVVCHERGVAHGARNETDETVIFTASLCPLPS; encoded by the coding sequence TCTCGACAGATACGCGACGGAACGTGCCGACCTCGAGCCCGACGCTGGCGAGGTCGAGACTGCGGAACTGGTCGTCAGCGACGACGTGCTCGTCAAACTGTTCGCTCTCGGGCCGGGTGCCGAACTCGAGCCACACGACCACCCCGAGAGTACGAACGTGTTCCAGGTTCTCGAGGGAACCGTGACCGTCGTGCAAGACGACGAACGTGAGGACGTCGACGCGCCTGGCGTCGTCTGCCACGAGCGTGGCGTCGCTCACGGTGCTCGAAACGAGACCGACGAGACCGTGATTTTCACTGCGAGTCTCTGTCCACTTCCGTCCTGA